A stretch of the Archangium violaceum genome encodes the following:
- a CDS encoding DUF5655 domain-containing protein, producing MKANLPAKTGRTFEQWVTLARKGPGEVKGLVAWLKGEHGLGTVTATLVAHQVHGGYMVEHEDPDALLEGNFAGGKATLRPVYDALIKAARKASKEISVHPCKTYITLKRGTQFGVVKVARERIDLGLMLPGIEPEGRLEKARNLGNDRVTHKVVLTAKKDVDAEVVRWLKTASDQKAQPKVKAKTTAKAKTTPKTKTTAKAKTRTSAAR from the coding sequence ATGAAAGCCAACCTTCCCGCGAAGACGGGCCGCACCTTCGAGCAGTGGGTAACCCTGGCCCGGAAGGGGCCCGGGGAGGTGAAGGGGCTGGTGGCCTGGCTGAAGGGCGAGCACGGACTGGGGACGGTGACAGCGACGCTGGTCGCCCACCAGGTGCACGGGGGCTACATGGTGGAACATGAGGACCCGGACGCCCTGCTGGAGGGCAACTTCGCGGGCGGGAAGGCGACGTTGCGCCCGGTGTACGACGCGCTGATCAAGGCCGCCCGGAAGGCCAGCAAGGAGATCTCGGTCCATCCCTGCAAGACGTACATCACCCTCAAGCGGGGGACGCAGTTCGGCGTGGTGAAGGTGGCCCGGGAGCGGATCGACCTGGGTCTCATGCTGCCGGGCATCGAGCCGGAGGGTCGGCTGGAGAAGGCGCGGAACCTCGGCAACGACCGCGTCACCCACAAGGTGGTCCTCACGGCGAAGAAGGACGTGGACGCCGAGGTCGTGCGCTGGCTGAAGACGGCCAGCGACCAGAAGGCGCAGCCCAAGGTCAAGGCGAAGACTACGGCCAAGGCCAAAACCACCCCCAAGACGAAGACCACGGCCAAGGCGAAGACCAGGACCTCAGCAGCCCGGTGA